One stretch of Cetobacterium somerae ATCC BAA-474 DNA includes these proteins:
- a CDS encoding alanine racemase → MGRDGFKIQLVQENIIHNFNYIKNYTKKEIISVVKANAYGHGLKEVVPILVEGGCNYFAVARESEALEILSLNIPNINILIFETVEDFSILKKYKNLEMVINSTDELLELIKEKVNFSQLHLKFDFGFARNGFIQNDIDSIKDIIIKNNLHFKGAMTHFFSSDINETIDIQNKFIESINYIGNNYFDIIHSQNSAATLLGLGNGSTHVRCGISLLGMLDPGIIDYNIKRSWTLSGPIYNIKNFSDLDFIGYERIKNIFINNYSKVGKIKIGYGDGFSKRNTNILCHINNKEYPIVHISMDTSFVLIDDSVNLGDFVEIYKDFDKCNAFLKMDHYEYTTLINSRIPRFVVK, encoded by the coding sequence ATGGGTAGAGATGGTTTTAAGATACAACTTGTTCAAGAAAATATAATTCATAATTTTAATTATATAAAGAATTATACAAAAAAAGAGATTATTTCAGTTGTCAAAGCAAATGCTTATGGTCATGGTTTAAAAGAGGTTGTTCCTATTCTAGTAGAGGGTGGATGCAACTATTTTGCTGTTGCTAGAGAGTCTGAAGCTCTAGAAATTCTTTCACTTAATATTCCTAATATTAATATTTTAATTTTTGAAACAGTTGAAGATTTTTCAATTTTAAAAAAATATAAAAATTTAGAAATGGTTATTAATAGCACTGACGAACTTTTAGAACTAATTAAAGAGAAGGTAAATTTTTCTCAACTTCATTTGAAATTTGACTTTGGTTTTGCTCGAAATGGATTTATTCAAAACGATATTGATTCTATAAAAGATATTATAATAAAAAATAATCTTCATTTTAAGGGTGCTATGACACATTTTTTTAGTTCTGATATTAATGAAACCATCGATATTCAAAATAAGTTTATTGAATCAATTAATTACATTGGAAACAATTATTTTGATATTATACATTCTCAAAATAGTGCTGCCACGCTCTTAGGATTAGGAAACGGTTCTACACATGTTCGTTGTGGAATAAGTCTTCTAGGAATGCTAGACCCTGGAATTATAGATTACAATATTAAGCGTTCTTGGACTCTTTCTGGTCCTATATATAATATAAAGAATTTTTCAGATTTAGATTTTATTGGATATGAACGTATAAAAAATATATTTATAAATAACTATTCAAAAGTTGGAAAAATAAAAATTGGTTATGGAGATGGATTTTCTAAGAGAAATACAAATATCTTGTGCCATATAAATAATAAAGAATATCCTATAGTTCACATTAGTATGGATACATCATTTGTTCTTATAGATGATTCTGTTAATTTAGGCGATTTTGTAGAAATTTATAAAGATTTCGATAAATGTAATGCTTTTTTAAAAATGGATCATTACGAATATACTACTCTTATAAACTCTAGAATTCCTAGATTTGTTGTTAAATAA
- a CDS encoding nitroreductase family protein codes for MNFKDVISKRRSVNFFDPNRELDLKLFEDIINEAVLAPSAFNLQPWEIIAVRSTEAKEKLFTACNQPKIKEASMTLILVGDTFGYGRDNPMWNIKIDLGLKEEKVGQLINMCETVLYPTEVKRNAMAVRDVSLLAMSIMLCAKDHGVDTHPMIGFNEDKVKELFNIDEDKTVVMLLSIGYFDETKTLNPRERRLNFNEICTVI; via the coding sequence ATGAATTTTAAAGATGTTATTTCTAAAAGAAGAAGTGTTAATTTTTTTGATCCAAATAGAGAGCTTGACTTGAAACTTTTTGAAGATATTATAAATGAGGCTGTTCTTGCTCCATCAGCGTTTAATCTTCAACCTTGGGAAATTATTGCTGTTCGTTCTACTGAAGCTAAGGAAAAACTTTTTACAGCTTGTAATCAACCTAAAATAAAAGAAGCTTCTATGACTCTAATCTTAGTTGGGGACACTTTTGGATATGGTCGAGACAATCCTATGTGGAATATAAAAATTGATTTAGGATTAAAAGAAGAAAAAGTTGGACAGCTTATTAATATGTGCGAAACTGTTTTATACCCTACAGAAGTTAAAAGAAATGCTATGGCTGTTAGAGATGTTTCTCTTTTAGCAATGTCAATTATGCTATGTGCAAAAGACCATGGTGTTGATACTCACCCAATGATTGGGTTTAATGAAGATAAGGTAAAAGAACTTTTTAATATTGATGAAGATAAAACAGTAGTTATGCTTCTTTCAATAGGATATTTTGATGAAACTAAAACTTTAAATCCAAGAGAAAGAAGATTAAATTTCAATGAAATTTGTACTGTTATATAA
- a CDS encoding 2-phosphosulfolactate phosphatase yields the protein MKVEVLESAKCALKKKFNGKNVVVIDVLRATTVMVTALENGASCIYPFKEIDEAKEKWRAKKDGFLAGERRGLKIEGFKFGNSPLEFTKEAVQGKEIFMTTSNGTRAIENALSADNLYIACYLNISAISEKLLESEKDVVILCAGTDDEFSLDDSLCAGMIIKKMSEKIKLEINDLGLSLKKIADLTSDIKEILSESKHYSYLKSIGYENDLEYCTTVDAFSITPFYKNGKIKLPLK from the coding sequence ATGAAAGTAGAAGTTTTAGAATCAGCAAAATGTGCCTTAAAAAAGAAATTTAACGGAAAAAATGTTGTTGTAATTGACGTGCTAAGAGCTACAACAGTTATGGTTACAGCTTTAGAAAATGGTGCTAGCTGTATTTATCCCTTTAAAGAGATAGATGAAGCGAAAGAGAAGTGGAGGGCAAAAAAAGATGGATTTTTAGCAGGAGAGAGAAGAGGACTCAAAATAGAGGGATTTAAATTTGGAAATTCTCCTCTAGAATTCACTAAAGAAGCTGTTCAAGGAAAAGAAATTTTCATGACAACAAGTAATGGAACACGAGCTATAGAGAATGCTTTAAGTGCTGATAATTTATATATAGCTTGTTACTTAAATATATCTGCTATTTCTGAAAAGCTTTTAGAAAGTGAAAAAGACGTTGTTATTCTTTGTGCTGGAACAGATGATGAATTTTCATTAGATGATAGCTTATGTGCTGGAATGATTATAAAAAAAATGTCTGAAAAGATTAAATTAGAAATAAATGATTTAGGATTATCATTGAAAAAGATAGCAGACTTAACTTCAGATATAAAAGAAATTTTATCTGAAAGTAAGCACTATAGTTATTTGAAATCTATCGGTTATGAAAATGATTTAGAGTATTGTACAACTGTAGACGCTTTTAGTATTACTCCGTTTTATAAAAATGGAAAGATAAAACTTCCTCTTAAATAG